A region from the Bdellovibrionales bacterium genome encodes:
- the kdpB gene encoding potassium-transporting ATPase subunit KdpB has protein sequence MAKNTSNQWTNPEILIPALKDAFVKLDPRVQMRNPVMFVTEIGAMITTLYAVFGIGGGSHRFEFHIAVWLWFTVLFANFAEAIAEGRGKAQAAELRKTRTATQARLLKNGREPEFKVNASELKKGDIVICEAGNLIPGDGEVIEGIASVDESAITGESAPVIRESGGDRSAVTGGTRVISDRILVKITAEQGHAFLDRMIALVEGAKRQKTPNEIALSIVLSGLTIVFLLAVMTLKPFADYSGAAAGQDLSPLVTVPVLIALLVCLIPTTIGGLLSAIGISGMDRLIRRNVIATSGRAVEAAGDIDVLLLDKTGTITLGNRMATAFLPMKGVSIGRLAEAAQLASLSDETPEGRSIVVLAKEKFSFRAEALQPHDAKFIPFTAQTRMSGIDLEENGKLRSIRKGAGDSIKALVQSKGGVLSRELDIVIEDIAKKGQTPIVVSEGSEVLGVVQLKDIVKGGIKDRFAELRKMGIRTVMITGDNAMTAAAIAAEAGVDDFMAQATPEAKLKRIREEQGKGHLVAMTGDGTNDAPALAQADVGVAMNTGTQAAREAGNMVDLDSNPTKLIEIVEIGKQLLMTRGSLTTFSIANDVAKYFAILPALFSSLYLMGGMKEGPLAALNVMGLNSPESAILSAVIFNALIIVALIPLALKGVQYRAMGASLVLQRNLLIYGLGGLIAPFVGIKIIDVVINAIGLV, from the coding sequence ATGGCTAAAAATACAAGCAACCAATGGACAAATCCTGAAATTTTGATCCCAGCTCTTAAAGATGCCTTTGTCAAATTGGACCCGCGCGTGCAAATGAGAAATCCTGTCATGTTTGTCACTGAAATCGGAGCAATGATCACCACTCTTTATGCGGTCTTTGGAATCGGCGGGGGATCGCATCGCTTTGAGTTTCATATCGCAGTGTGGCTGTGGTTTACAGTCTTATTTGCCAATTTTGCCGAAGCGATAGCAGAAGGAAGGGGAAAGGCCCAGGCGGCGGAATTGCGCAAGACGCGAACCGCGACCCAGGCGCGCTTGTTGAAAAATGGCAGAGAGCCCGAGTTCAAAGTGAATGCATCGGAACTCAAAAAGGGAGACATCGTGATTTGCGAGGCTGGAAACCTCATTCCCGGTGACGGAGAAGTCATTGAAGGAATAGCCAGTGTGGATGAGTCAGCCATTACAGGTGAATCCGCTCCTGTGATTCGGGAGAGCGGGGGAGATCGCAGTGCAGTGACTGGGGGCACTCGAGTTATCAGCGATCGTATCTTGGTGAAGATTACGGCCGAACAGGGACATGCATTCCTGGATCGAATGATCGCGCTGGTCGAAGGGGCCAAACGTCAAAAAACTCCAAATGAAATTGCCTTGAGCATTGTTTTGTCTGGACTGACTATTGTTTTTTTGTTGGCAGTTATGACATTGAAGCCATTTGCAGATTACAGTGGGGCAGCGGCTGGCCAAGATCTTTCTCCTCTTGTGACGGTGCCGGTGTTGATAGCTCTTCTTGTGTGCTTGATCCCGACCACCATCGGTGGGCTATTGAGCGCCATTGGTATTAGCGGAATGGATCGGTTGATACGGCGGAACGTAATTGCCACGAGCGGTCGAGCGGTCGAGGCGGCAGGCGATATCGACGTTCTGTTGCTCGACAAGACCGGAACTATCACGCTAGGAAATCGAATGGCTACTGCATTTCTTCCCATGAAAGGAGTGAGTATTGGACGCCTGGCCGAGGCCGCGCAACTGGCTTCGCTTTCAGACGAGACTCCAGAGGGACGTTCAATCGTTGTTTTGGCCAAAGAAAAATTCTCCTTTAGAGCCGAAGCCCTGCAGCCTCACGATGCCAAGTTTATTCCCTTTACGGCGCAAACTCGAATGAGTGGAATCGATCTTGAGGAAAACGGAAAACTGCGCTCCATTCGCAAAGGCGCAGGAGACTCAATCAAAGCTTTGGTTCAGTCGAAGGGTGGCGTGCTTTCCCGGGAACTCGATATCGTGATCGAAGATATCGCTAAGAAAGGCCAGACACCCATTGTGGTCTCTGAGGGAAGTGAAGTTCTTGGAGTTGTCCAGCTAAAAGACATTGTCAAAGGTGGAATCAAGGATCGCTTTGCAGAGCTGAGAAAAATGGGCATTCGCACAGTGATGATTACGGGGGACAACGCGATGACTGCGGCCGCCATCGCCGCCGAGGCCGGCGTTGATGATTTTATGGCTCAGGCTACTCCTGAAGCAAAGCTAAAGCGCATTCGAGAGGAGCAGGGCAAAGGACATTTGGTGGCCATGACTGGCGACGGCACGAACGATGCTCCCGCCTTGGCACAAGCGGATGTGGGAGTGGCCATGAACACTGGCACCCAAGCTGCGCGTGAAGCTGGAAATATGGTCGACCTCGACAGCAATCCGACCAAATTGATTGAAATTGTGGAAATCGGCAAACAGCTGTTGATGACTCGCGGGTCGCTAACAACTTTTAGTATTGCCAACGACGTCGCCAAGTATTTCGCAATTCTGCCAGCCCTCTTTAGCTCACTGTACCTCATGGGCGGTATGAAAGAGGGGCCCCTTGCGGCCTTAAACGTGATGGGTTTAAATTCTCCGGAAAGCGCCATATTGAGTGCTGTGATCTTTAACGCACTTATTATCGTGGCTCTCATTCCTTTGGCATTGAAGGGAGTCCAATATCGCGCAATGGGTGCCTCCCTGGTATTGCAGCGAAATCTCTTGATTTATGGACTGGGCGGTTTGATTGCTCCATTTGTCGGCATTAAAATCATCGACGTCGTGATCAATGCCATTGGCCTTGTGTGA
- a CDS encoding efflux RND transporter permease subunit yields MLNHLIQFSLKKRQLVGLMTLAICVYGAWLLRSLPVDVFPNLNRPTVTVLTEAHGLAPEEVETLVTLQIETILNGTPGVLRLRSSSGIGISIVYVEFDWGTAIFHNRQLVAERLQLLEGKLPSGIKPVMVPVTSIMGEIQFVGVTSPEGKVPPMDLRTLADWNLRPRLMAIPGISQVVVMGGEVKQYQIHVSSEKLQRKAVSLEDLKHALSEISENTTGGFIDINDKEFLIRPLGRASSIEEIENSLVAIHFGQPVFVKDVADVRIGAKIKRGEGGINAKHSVIMTVQKQPNASTIDLTRAIDRELKEMEKSLPEGVKLETDLFKQSHFIESSIGNVEEALRDGIIMVMIILFLFLMNFQTTLITLVAIPLSLLITAIVFHILDISINTMTLGGLAIAIGELVDDAIVDVENVFRRLRENRLSGSPKGNLRVIYEASSEVRNSIVLSTIIVVLVFIPLFALGGIEGQLFVPLGIAYIISIIASLVVSLTVTPILCSYLLPHSKAVHRKQDGPLVSRLKALALTILNLTLPRPKLVLLASALLLIGSILLLPLMGKNFLPEFNEGTATIGIAGTPGISLAASDRLGIRIEEAILSVPEVKSTVRRTGRAEMDEHAEGVHWHEIDVDFKPKGRPRQIVLQEIRERIEKVGEVYVNLGQPISHRIDHLLSGVRAQIAVKVFGPDLGELRRLGGEILDALQNIKGIVDLQTEPLVLIPQLKIAIDREASGKYGLRSGTLAEDLKIALNGETVASLLDNQKIFDVFMRLDDHSKSTPDKISETLVKFLPTGQGVRLGDIANIYQGTGPNMINREEMQRRIVVSANTHGRDLGSVIDEIKKALDEKIKLSEGYFLKLGGQFESQQAASQRILWLGLLSLLGIFLVLFIHFKSFMLSFQVMMNVPLALIGSILAVYFTERTLSVATLVAFITLCGISTRNGILLISHYLHLMKDEGENFDARMVIRGSLERLVPVLMTASTAALALVPLLLSKDEPGKEILYPVAVVIVGGLISSTILDLVVTPTVFLKFGKNAIRKYLFQSQQHHQGDWK; encoded by the coding sequence ATGCTGAACCACTTAATTCAATTCTCGCTGAAGAAGCGACAACTTGTCGGCCTCATGACACTCGCTATCTGTGTCTATGGCGCATGGCTGCTTCGAAGCCTTCCCGTGGATGTGTTTCCTAATCTTAATCGTCCAACCGTCACTGTGTTGACAGAGGCTCATGGGCTTGCCCCTGAAGAGGTCGAGACCCTCGTCACTCTCCAGATTGAGACGATTCTCAATGGAACCCCTGGAGTTCTTCGTCTTCGCTCCAGTAGCGGCATAGGTATTTCTATTGTCTATGTTGAGTTTGACTGGGGAACCGCAATTTTCCACAACAGACAATTGGTTGCAGAACGTTTGCAACTTCTAGAAGGCAAGCTTCCATCCGGAATAAAGCCCGTGATGGTACCTGTGACATCGATCATGGGAGAAATTCAGTTTGTTGGAGTAACAAGTCCTGAAGGCAAAGTTCCCCCTATGGATTTACGCACATTAGCCGACTGGAACTTAAGACCACGCTTGATGGCCATCCCTGGAATCAGTCAAGTCGTGGTCATGGGCGGTGAAGTCAAACAATACCAAATTCATGTGTCGAGCGAAAAGCTTCAACGTAAAGCAGTCTCCCTGGAAGATTTAAAACATGCACTTTCTGAAATCAGTGAAAATACGACCGGCGGATTCATTGATATCAACGACAAAGAGTTTCTCATTCGTCCATTGGGTCGCGCATCTAGCATTGAGGAGATCGAGAACTCGCTTGTAGCTATACACTTTGGTCAGCCTGTTTTTGTCAAAGATGTGGCTGACGTTAGAATTGGCGCCAAAATCAAACGCGGCGAAGGAGGCATTAACGCAAAACACTCTGTCATCATGACAGTCCAAAAGCAGCCCAATGCAAGTACCATAGATCTGACTCGGGCTATCGACCGCGAGCTCAAAGAAATGGAGAAATCTCTACCTGAAGGCGTAAAGCTCGAGACGGATTTATTTAAGCAATCTCATTTTATTGAATCATCCATCGGGAACGTAGAGGAAGCACTGCGGGATGGAATTATCATGGTCATGATCATTTTATTTCTATTCCTCATGAATTTTCAAACCACTTTAATCACGTTAGTGGCAATTCCTCTCAGTTTGCTGATTACAGCCATCGTGTTTCACATTCTCGATATCAGTATTAACACCATGACATTGGGCGGGCTTGCAATTGCTATCGGCGAACTTGTCGACGACGCCATTGTTGACGTCGAAAATGTTTTTAGAAGACTTCGTGAAAACCGTCTCAGCGGTTCACCAAAAGGCAATCTCAGGGTGATTTATGAGGCATCTAGTGAAGTCCGAAACTCCATTGTCCTTTCAACGATCATTGTGGTCCTCGTCTTTATCCCGCTTTTCGCACTTGGCGGCATCGAAGGCCAACTTTTTGTTCCGCTCGGAATCGCTTATATCATTTCGATCATCGCCTCTCTCGTGGTCTCTCTGACGGTTACTCCTATATTGTGCTCGTACCTTCTTCCTCATTCCAAAGCAGTCCACCGAAAACAGGATGGACCCTTGGTGAGCCGTCTTAAGGCACTTGCCTTGACAATCTTAAATCTAACCCTACCAAGACCTAAACTTGTTTTACTTGCATCGGCTCTCCTTTTGATTGGAAGTATCTTACTCCTCCCACTTATGGGAAAAAACTTTTTGCCAGAATTCAATGAGGGAACTGCAACAATCGGTATTGCCGGGACCCCAGGTATCTCTCTTGCGGCATCTGATCGCCTAGGAATAAGGATCGAAGAAGCGATTTTGTCGGTACCCGAAGTAAAATCCACAGTGAGGCGCACCGGTAGAGCCGAGATGGACGAACATGCTGAAGGAGTTCACTGGCACGAGATTGATGTGGATTTCAAACCAAAAGGAAGGCCACGTCAAATAGTTCTCCAGGAAATTCGAGAGCGAATCGAAAAGGTCGGGGAGGTTTACGTCAACCTAGGACAACCTATCAGTCATCGCATTGACCATTTGCTTTCTGGCGTTCGCGCCCAGATTGCTGTGAAGGTCTTTGGCCCTGACCTCGGCGAACTAAGACGACTCGGTGGAGAAATCCTTGATGCTCTTCAGAATATCAAAGGCATTGTAGATTTACAGACTGAACCCCTGGTCTTGATTCCACAACTGAAAATTGCCATCGATCGTGAAGCAAGTGGAAAATATGGACTCCGAAGTGGAACTCTTGCTGAGGATTTAAAAATTGCGCTCAACGGTGAAACTGTTGCGAGTCTTTTGGATAATCAAAAAATATTTGACGTCTTTATGCGACTTGATGATCACTCAAAAAGCACACCAGATAAAATATCAGAAACCTTGGTTAAGTTTCTTCCAACGGGACAAGGAGTCAGACTTGGTGATATTGCAAATATCTACCAAGGGACCGGGCCCAATATGATTAATCGGGAAGAAATGCAGCGTCGCATCGTCGTTTCGGCAAACACTCACGGTCGTGATCTTGGAAGTGTTATCGACGAAATCAAAAAGGCACTCGATGAAAAAATCAAGCTTTCAGAAGGCTATTTTCTAAAACTCGGCGGACAATTTGAGAGCCAGCAAGCGGCTTCACAGCGCATCCTTTGGTTGGGCCTCCTCTCTCTATTGGGAATATTTCTTGTCCTCTTTATTCACTTCAAGTCGTTCATGTTAAGTTTCCAAGTCATGATGAACGTACCGCTCGCTTTAATCGGTAGTATTCTTGCTGTTTATTTCACTGAGAGAACGCTTTCAGTTGCAACTCTTGTCGCATTTATCACTTTGTGCGGAATATCGACGAGAAATGGAATACTGTTGATCAGTCATTATTTGCACTTAATGAAAGATGAAGGCGAAAACTTTGACGCTAGAATGGTTATTCGGGGATCCCTTGAAAGGCTTGTTCCTGTTCTCATGACAGCATCAACAGCGGCACTTGCTTTGGTTCCTCTGCTCTTGTCCAAAGATGAACCTGGAAAGGAAATTCTTTACCCAGTGGCAGTCGTTATAGTGGGTGGGCTCATTTCATCGACGATTTTAGATCTCGTCGTAACACCAACTGTATTTCTCAAATTTGGAAAAAATGCCATTCGAAAATATTTATTTCAGAGTCAACAACACCATCAAGGAGATTGGAAATGA
- a CDS encoding HlyC/CorC family transporter yields MNEVIIILLCLAINALLAAYEMAFVSIPRAELRALSKSGNKHAKILINFREVPERTLSIIQIGITMVGAIAAAVGGAGAGDSLEPYFIRNFSLSEGSAEALSLFLVVLPITYLSVVVGELVPKTLALRNPARIVLLGAPALFRADQFFSPVITVLEWSTQKILRVFFPRSKAKMSTEDTTIEIDSFSPVHQRIMLNMADIERKQIKDIMLPWLQVVVVELSATMDEVFQLVIHSGHTRLPVKNSGKIVGVLHTKEFIALRELGDTNWQSIVRPVVKIHATDSALGVMKLLQAKKNHMAIVLNQQGERLGIVTIEDILEEVVGDIFDEDDDGRVQKVYAAKIKSRVIPVEK; encoded by the coding sequence ATGAATGAAGTAATAATTATCTTGCTATGTCTTGCAATCAACGCTCTCCTTGCGGCTTACGAAATGGCCTTCGTTTCAATCCCAAGGGCCGAGCTTCGCGCTCTTTCAAAATCAGGAAATAAGCACGCCAAAATTCTAATTAATTTCCGCGAGGTTCCTGAACGTACGCTATCGATTATTCAAATCGGGATCACTATGGTTGGAGCCATCGCAGCTGCGGTCGGCGGCGCGGGAGCGGGAGATAGCCTTGAACCCTATTTTATTCGGAATTTTTCACTGAGTGAAGGGTCTGCGGAAGCCCTTTCGCTTTTCTTGGTCGTGCTCCCTATTACATATCTGAGTGTCGTTGTCGGCGAGCTTGTACCTAAAACTTTAGCCCTTCGTAATCCTGCACGCATCGTTCTGCTTGGTGCACCCGCGCTCTTTAGGGCCGACCAATTTTTTTCACCAGTCATCACAGTTCTGGAGTGGTCGACACAAAAAATTTTGAGGGTTTTTTTTCCAAGATCAAAAGCAAAGATGTCGACTGAAGATACCACTATCGAAATCGATAGTTTTTCACCCGTTCATCAGAGAATTATGCTCAACATGGCGGATATTGAAAGGAAACAGATCAAAGACATCATGCTTCCATGGCTGCAAGTTGTCGTGGTTGAGCTCTCAGCGACCATGGATGAAGTCTTTCAGCTCGTGATTCATTCAGGTCACACAAGATTGCCTGTAAAAAATAGCGGAAAAATAGTGGGAGTTCTTCACACAAAGGAATTCATTGCACTTCGAGAATTGGGAGATACAAACTGGCAGTCTATTGTTCGGCCAGTCGTCAAGATTCACGCGACCGATTCTGCACTCGGAGTCATGAAGCTTTTGCAAGCAAAGAAGAATCACATGGCAATTGTTCTAAATCAACAAGGGGAGCGCCTCGGTATAGTGACTATTGAAGACATCTTAGAGGAAGTTGTTGGAGACATTTTCGACGAAGATGATGACGGACGGGTTCAAAAAGTTTACGCAGCCAAAATAAAGTCTCGAGTGATTCCTGTTGAGAAATGA
- the kdpA gene encoding potassium-transporting ATPase subunit KdpA, with product MKFTDVTQIIFYSVTLIVLTPPLGVFMHKVFEGQRTFLTPVLGWLETLTYRIAGVNENEDMNWKDYVKALLWFNFFGFLAVFLLQMFQQTLPLNPQGLSNPTWHSSFNTAVSFMTNTNWQGYGGEVTMSYFTQMLGLGVQNFVSAATGAAVFLALARGILRKSGSTIGNFWIDLTRTTVYVLLPLSFVLALVLISQGVVQSFGSYKDVVTMEGAKQTIPLGPAASQVAIKQLGTNGGGFFNANSSVPMENPTPFSNFLQMLALLLIPAALTYTYGRMVKSQRQGWAIFAVMFFVWFGGLVLSMYSEYITNPAFQQSGIMEGKETRFGVVNSLIWSTATTSASNGSVNAMHSSLSPIAGGVALFNIMLGEVIFGGVGAGMYGMLLFVLLTVFLSGLMVGRSPEYLGKKIEAPEIKMAILGILAPCAVILLGASLSAVIPAGLSSLANKGPHGLSEILYAFTSAAGNNGSAFAGLNANTPYYNVMLALVMLVGRFVVIIPALAIAGQLVKKKSSPLTAGTFATDTPIFGVLLVGVIVIVGALTFLPALSLGPIVEHFLMLKGQTF from the coding sequence ATGAAGTTCACCGATGTGACACAAATCATTTTTTATTCGGTTACATTGATTGTCCTGACTCCTCCGCTTGGGGTCTTCATGCACAAGGTCTTTGAAGGTCAAAGGACTTTTTTGACTCCGGTACTTGGGTGGCTCGAAACGCTCACATATAGAATCGCGGGCGTAAACGAAAATGAGGACATGAATTGGAAGGACTATGTGAAGGCTCTTCTGTGGTTCAATTTTTTTGGCTTTCTGGCGGTGTTCCTGCTGCAGATGTTTCAGCAGACTTTGCCACTTAATCCGCAAGGCCTATCGAACCCGACTTGGCACTCTTCGTTCAATACGGCGGTGAGCTTTATGACCAACACCAATTGGCAGGGTTATGGTGGTGAAGTCACAATGTCGTATTTCACGCAAATGCTCGGCCTTGGTGTGCAAAACTTCGTGAGTGCCGCAACTGGTGCCGCTGTATTTTTGGCTTTGGCGCGCGGAATCTTAAGAAAATCTGGAAGTACCATTGGAAATTTCTGGATCGATTTAACTCGCACGACGGTTTACGTTCTTCTGCCGCTCTCTTTTGTGTTGGCACTGGTCCTCATCAGTCAGGGCGTTGTGCAAAGCTTCGGTTCTTATAAAGACGTGGTCACGATGGAAGGAGCCAAGCAGACGATTCCTCTGGGACCTGCTGCTTCGCAAGTCGCGATTAAACAGCTCGGCACCAACGGCGGCGGATTTTTCAATGCCAACAGTTCCGTTCCCATGGAGAATCCAACACCATTCTCCAATTTTCTTCAAATGCTGGCACTCTTGTTGATTCCAGCGGCGCTGACATACACCTACGGGCGAATGGTAAAATCGCAGCGGCAGGGTTGGGCTATTTTCGCCGTTATGTTCTTTGTTTGGTTCGGCGGGTTGGTGCTCTCCATGTATTCTGAGTACATCACTAATCCCGCGTTTCAGCAGTCGGGAATCATGGAGGGTAAGGAGACCCGGTTCGGTGTGGTAAACAGCTTGATCTGGTCGACTGCCACCACCTCGGCCTCTAATGGTTCGGTAAATGCCATGCACTCGAGCCTGTCACCGATTGCGGGTGGGGTGGCATTGTTTAATATCATGCTCGGCGAGGTGATTTTTGGGGGTGTGGGAGCGGGGATGTACGGTATGCTCCTATTTGTTCTTCTCACTGTTTTTTTATCAGGCCTTATGGTCGGCCGTTCCCCCGAATACCTCGGCAAAAAGATCGAGGCGCCTGAAATAAAAATGGCGATACTTGGGATTCTCGCACCTTGCGCGGTCATTTTGTTGGGGGCGTCCTTGTCTGCCGTCATTCCGGCCGGACTATCCAGTTTGGCGAACAAAGGTCCGCATGGTCTTTCGGAAATTCTTTATGCTTTCACCTCAGCAGCCGGCAACAACGGCAGCGCATTTGCGGGGCTGAACGCAAACACCCCCTATTACAATGTGATGTTGGCGCTTGTGATGTTGGTCGGCCGTTTTGTCGTCATCATTCCGGCACTGGCCATCGCGGGTCAGTTGGTTAAGAAAAAGAGCTCACCTTTAACAGCTGGCACTTTCGCGACTGACACACCTATTTTCGGCGTGCTGCTCGTGGGCGTGATCGTGATTGTTGGCGCTCTGACCTTTTTGCCCGCATTGTCTTTGGGTCCGATTGTTGAGCATTTTTTGATGTTAAAGGGACAAACCTTTTAA
- a CDS encoding potassium-transporting ATPase subunit F, producing the protein MDFVIVGFVGLGVLIYLGIALFNPERF; encoded by the coding sequence ATGGATTTTGTAATTGTGGGTTTTGTTGGGTTAGGTGTTCTGATTTACCTGGGTATAGCTTTGTTTAACCCTGAAAGGTTTTGA
- the kdpC gene encoding potassium-transporting ATPase subunit KdpC: protein MKQIITAIRMLIFMTVLTGIVYPLLVTFVGQVLFEKQANGSMALRGDLTVGSSLVAQNFEDPKYFWPRPSGANFNPLPSSGSNLGQISASLKLAVDERKARLKAAHPEMGEPPQDLLFASGSGLDPDISPEAARYQLSRVAKARGINEAQVKNLIDKIRKDRQFGFFGEPRVNVLALNLALDESQGIKNSPTGETPPTGE from the coding sequence ATGAAACAAATTATTACTGCAATTCGGATGTTGATCTTTATGACAGTTCTGACCGGCATTGTCTATCCGCTACTCGTCACATTTGTTGGACAAGTTCTATTTGAAAAACAAGCCAATGGCAGTATGGCGCTCCGTGGAGATCTAACAGTTGGTTCATCGCTTGTGGCGCAGAATTTTGAAGATCCCAAGTATTTTTGGCCAAGGCCTTCCGGCGCAAACTTCAATCCACTGCCTTCGAGCGGAAGCAACCTGGGTCAAATCAGCGCCAGTTTAAAATTGGCGGTTGACGAGAGAAAAGCAAGGTTGAAGGCCGCTCATCCTGAAATGGGCGAGCCTCCGCAGGATTTGCTGTTCGCCTCAGGAAGCGGTTTGGACCCTGACATAAGTCCAGAGGCGGCCCGCTATCAGCTCTCAAGGGTCGCGAAGGCCAGAGGAATAAATGAGGCCCAAGTTAAGAACCTGATTGACAAAATTCGAAAAGATCGCCAGTTCGGATTTTTTGGGGAACCGCGCGTGAATGTCTTGGCACTGAACCTGGCCCTTGATGAGAGTCAAGGAATCAAGAATTCGCCGACTGGCGAAACTCCGCCAACTGGAGAATAG
- a CDS encoding outer membrane beta-barrel protein produces the protein MQRLYGHYYQNSPQAHAPVAPAMGPSYLEGRVFDNQHNVMTLNMVEVSAKRKVGEVSFRIDLAFGQMVDGLAGSGSLANGQPATANSTEPTRNVTQATIGYSPSQIPKLTITVGKFYSMIGYETTKAKDNMQYSRSLSFNYAIPYWHEGASFSYGVVPDKFNATVQVLNSWDGRISAENNMSPTLALGLNTTPASGFAANYNFMTGKESSDPDATRQLHELNLTYAIIPEVSVAADYVLALQKHAIATDSSSAEWKTLALYVKYTPVSWYTLSPRYEIFDDSDKGFALSGFSGAGGIQQKITSFTVANNFAISEGLEGRLEYRSDKSNKDGYYKDSNGNSTDQQDSYTVSLLASF, from the coding sequence ATTCAACGGTTATATGGACATTACTATCAAAATAGCCCACAAGCCCACGCTCCTGTCGCGCCTGCAATGGGACCGTCCTATCTAGAGGGCCGGGTATTTGACAACCAACACAATGTGATGACCCTGAACATGGTCGAAGTCTCGGCTAAGCGCAAAGTTGGCGAAGTGTCTTTCCGGATAGATTTAGCCTTCGGTCAAATGGTGGATGGCTTGGCCGGCAGTGGAAGCTTGGCCAATGGTCAACCGGCCACTGCGAACTCCACAGAGCCCACGCGCAATGTGACCCAGGCAACAATTGGATACTCACCTTCCCAAATTCCTAAGCTTACGATCACGGTCGGCAAGTTCTATTCCATGATTGGCTATGAAACAACTAAGGCCAAAGACAATATGCAATATTCGCGCAGCCTTTCGTTTAACTATGCAATTCCCTATTGGCATGAGGGGGCGAGCTTTTCGTATGGAGTTGTTCCCGACAAGTTCAATGCGACGGTCCAGGTTCTCAACTCCTGGGACGGGCGTATTTCTGCGGAAAACAACATGTCTCCCACGCTGGCTCTTGGTCTCAACACAACTCCCGCATCGGGTTTTGCAGCCAACTACAATTTTATGACCGGCAAGGAATCCAGTGATCCTGATGCCACTCGGCAGTTGCACGAATTGAATCTGACTTATGCGATCATCCCTGAGGTCTCGGTTGCAGCTGATTACGTTTTGGCCCTGCAAAAGCACGCCATTGCAACGGACAGTAGTTCCGCCGAGTGGAAGACTCTTGCACTCTATGTCAAATACACACCCGTGAGCTGGTATACCTTGAGCCCACGTTATGAGATTTTTGATGACTCCGACAAAGGCTTTGCGCTGAGTGGATTCAGTGGTGCGGGTGGAATTCAGCAGAAAATCACATCCTTCACTGTCGCCAACAATTTCGCGATTTCTGAAGGCCTTGAGGGTCGCTTAGAATATCGCTCGGACAAGTCGAATAAGGATGGTTATTACAAAGACAGCAATGGTAATAGTACGGACCAACAGGACTCTTACACTGTTTCATTATTGGCCAGTTTTTAG